CTGTATGCCGCCTGTTTTGATGCTAACGGCGGAGTTTTTGAACCATTGCTGGGAGAAGAAGATGCCATTATTTCCGATGCCCTGAATCATGCTTCTATTATTGACGGTGTAAGGCTCTGCAAAGCCCAGCGATACCGATACGCCAATGCCGACATGAACGATCTGGAGGAGCAATTGAAAAAAGCCCAGGAACAGCGTTTCCGGCTTATTGTAACCGACGGGGTATTTTCCATGGACGGAAATGTAGCTCCGCTCGATAAAATCATTGAACTGGCCGAAAAATATGATGCCATGGTAATGGTTGACGAGTCTCATTCAGCCGGTGTGGTTGGCAAAACAGGAAGAGGAGTTACCGAACTGTTCAATCTGAGAGGCAAGGTTGACATTATAACCGGAACACTCGGAAAAGCCTTTGGCGGAGCCATCGGAGGATTTACCACCGGGAGAAAAGAAATTATTGAAATGCTGCGCCAGCGCTCAAGGCCTTATCTTTTCTCCAATTCCCTGCCTCCCATGGTCGTTAACGCAGGTATCCGCATGTTTGAAATGATGAGCAAAACAAATATCCTGCAGGACAAACTCCACCGCAACACCGAATACTTCTATTCCCAGATGAAACAGGCAGGTTTTGATATCAAACCAACCCAGAGCGCTATTGTACCCATCATGCTGTACGATGCCAAACTCTCACAGGATTTCGCTTCCAGGCTTCTGGAAGAAGGAATTTATGTGATCGGGTTTTACTACCCTGTTGTTCCGAAAGGACAGGCACGCATCAGGGTTCAGCTTTCGGCAGCTCACGAAAAAGAACACCTTGACAAGGCCGTTAAAGCATTCGTAAAGGTGGGAAAAGAACTCAAGGTTATCTGATCCATCTTTCTCAAATTATTTCGAGAAAATCAGGATAAATTTCTAAATTGCCTTCAAAATTTTATCCCTATGAGGTCATTTGCTTTCATCAGGTGGTTTTTTATTTTTTCTCTGATATGCGGGCTTACCGATGCCCAGGTTACCTTACCCCGTATTTTCAGCAACCATATGGTACTCCAGCAGGAAATCCCTGTTCCCTTATGGGGTTGGGCAACCAAAGGAGAAAAAATACAGGTCAGTTTTAACGGGCAAACCCTTTCAGCCCGGGCCGACAACAACGGCCGGTGGAAAGTTACGCTTGCTCCCATGAAGGCCGGCGGACCTTTCGAAATGACCATCCGGGGAAAAAATACCCTCACCCTGCACGACATTCTGATTGGGGAAGTATGGATCTGCAGCGGACAGTCCAATATGGAATTCCCATTGTCGCAGGTAAAAGACGGAGCCAATGAAGTTGCCTCGGCAAACTACCCCCGGATCAGGCTTTTTACCGTTCCGAAAAAAATGAGTACTCTTCCCCTTAACGACCTGGACGACGGCAAATGGGACCTCTGCACTCCTGAGACAGCTGCCGGTTTCTCAGCCGCAGGATATTTCTTCGGCCGCCACCTTCATCATGAACTCAATGTGCCCGTTGGATTGATTAACAGTTCCTGGGGCGGAACCATCGTTGAAACATGGATGAGCAGGGAAGCAGCTATGGCCGATCCCGATCTTTCGGAATGGCTGGCCAGTGTTGGAACATTGGATCTGGAAAAAGCACAAGCTGAATCAGTGCGGAAAATTGCGGAGTGGTATCAGAATCTCGATAAGAATGATAAAGGACTTAATGAAAGGTGGTTTGCTGCCGAATACGACGATGCCTCATGGAAAGAAATGA
This genomic stretch from Bacteroidales bacterium harbors:
- the kbl gene encoding glycine C-acetyltransferase, which encodes MYTRFQKHLQKELASIEEAGLFKRERIIVSPQGAVIKLNTGKEVLNFCANNYLGLSSDRELIAAAKEALDSHGYGMSSVRFICGTTDLHKELEAKVAEFFGTEDSILYAACFDANGGVFEPLLGEEDAIISDALNHASIIDGVRLCKAQRYRYANADMNDLEEQLKKAQEQRFRLIVTDGVFSMDGNVAPLDKIIELAEKYDAMVMVDESHSAGVVGKTGRGVTELFNLRGKVDIITGTLGKAFGGAIGGFTTGRKEIIEMLRQRSRPYLFSNSLPPMVVNAGIRMFEMMSKTNILQDKLHRNTEYFYSQMKQAGFDIKPTQSAIVPIMLYDAKLSQDFASRLLEEGIYVIGFYYPVVPKGQARIRVQLSAAHEKEHLDKAVKAFVKVGKELKVI